The DNA window TGATACTAGTGAAAAAAAGAACgcaaatttaataaaaaatagtgaaaACAAACTAATtgatgataatatattattaaatactCTGGGggaaaagaatttttttaaatataccgAATATTCGTTAAGTAGCTTATACATATCTGATGAAAATATACCTATTGATGAAGATgcaaattttcaaaaattaataaatattattacgaAAGCATCAGATGTTaacaataaatttaaatgggtggattattattttaaatttgatttaaaagaagaatCGAATATATTATCACCACGGTCACAAAATAAAGATTTTCTCTTTAGAGAATATTTAGAACcaaatcatttaaaaaacatatcattattaagaaaatatgaacaaggTGCCATCTTAAAATCatctgaaaaaaataaagtagaCATTAAAATTGTTTCGGAATACATCGTTCATAGTAGTTATAAAAAGGTAATTACATCGTTTGATTACAATTTGAGTCATAAAATTTTCGCACAAGctcatatatttcataataaatatggaaATAGTAATCACATCGTTATCTTGGTTTTAAGGCATTACAAGgatgcaaattttttaattcctttATATCAAGATAGAGTTCTTGTTCAAGTGAAATCCTATtctaatgataataaatattcagaAATAACTCAAAAAAATCTTTTACAATACGCAGAAATTTTTAAGCCTTTTATTTCTCTCAGAAAGGTTGACTACAACTTTGTGGAGCAAATCAAAGAGAAAATAACCTttgcattttaaaattttaaacagCTTAATCATAggaatgtacatatgcacgtttgcatgtatgtatgcacttATTGTGGGTTTGTGTgtgtttttacatttatgttAGGAAGAAGTTATATGCACCTATTAACCCCTGGAATCCcttctttaatattttaaaagagtttcttttttattgtattttgttgtttatatatgaaattcacaaaatttttacgaaaaattagtatatataactgtatgaatacataaatttttggGTAAAcatgaatatacatatgtatatatatatatattttttttttttcgcgtTACCACACTTTTTACAGTCTTTTCGTATTagttatattcatatatcaatataaattttttttattaaatatatttaaactttTAGTATTGcacaaaaattttgaattatatacattctgttttcatacttttttattattaaataaaataggcTTCTCTGTTTCTATTTCTAGAATGCTATTATCTTCTATCATTGTATCAACCTCCATTGGTAAAGTATTGACCTCAGTGCTGTTGCACGATTTATGAGAATCGAATTTTTCTACTCCAACTTTTTCTTCACTCTCATTCTCGGAACTTTCGAATTCTTTACATATTTCCGATATACCtctaattagaaaaaatactttttttaatatttttttaatttatttatctagatattcataaatattattaaatattcttatatatttttataaatatttatgtatatctctttttttttttttctatttgatTTAATACCCGTCTTCTATATTATACCAGAACTTATACGAATTATCAACGTCAGACAATGTAGAATTAGAAAAATCGTCAGCTTCTTCATACATAGAAAGACTCTTAGtttcatttgtttttataacaatatCTTTTTTCGATAACTCCTCTCTTTTGTATTTCATGATGTTTTATctactatattatttataggaataatattaaacttgtatattttttaaacaaaatattgcATGTATTGTTTTACTAACTacttttcgttttttttttttttcttttactacGTTATTGaacatttttctatatattattttgggaaataataaaatataggtatatattttttttttttttttttttacataattgttatcattgtaaaaaaaaaaaataatacttttgataattatgtaatatttgcaagattgtatataaaaaaatatatgcattatttgtctatttccattattatagtgtttttttttttttaaatttgcaTTAATATGAGACATTCGTTTAATAAGTTTATTTGTATCCTTGAAAAGGTATTATAAGATCTACGggtatttgtaaaaataccACATAATATTAGTTAAtgtaacataaatataaagcatccttgaaaaaaagaaaaattaaagtgtaagatatatatatatatatatatatatatatatatagagtGGATGTCATATATAAGAGAtagaaaaagtataaaatggg is part of the Plasmodium malariae genome assembly, chromosome: 14 genome and encodes:
- the PmUG01_14048100 gene encoding conserved Plasmodium protein, unknown function, encoding MKYKREELSKKDIVIKTNETKSLSMYEEADDFSNSTLSDVDNSYKFWYNIEDGGISEICKEFESSENESEEKVGVEKFDSHKSCNSTEVNTLPMEVDTMIEDNSILEIETEKPILFNNKKV
- the PmUG01_14048000 gene encoding conserved Plasmodium protein, unknown function, which gives rise to MSESVEQIFDDFISDFYNKNENSRDGDTSEKKNANLIKNSENKLIDDNILLNTLGEKNFFKYTEYSLSSLYISDENIPIDEDANFQKLINIITKASDVNNKFKWVDYYFKFDLKEESNILSPRSQNKDFLFREYLEPNHLKNISLLRKYEQGAILKSSEKNKVDIKIVSEYIVHSSYKKVITSFDYNLSHKIFAQAHIFHNKYGNSNHIVILVLRHYKDANFLIPLYQDRVLVQVKSYSNDNKYSEITQKNLLQYAEIFKPFISLRKVDYNFVEQIKEKITFAF